The Falco rusticolus isolate bFalRus1 chromosome 4, bFalRus1.pri, whole genome shotgun sequence genome includes the window AAATGCAAGGAATCTTgatcataaataaataagaatgagctgtgtctttttgttttgttgggttgtgttttctgttgggggggggggggggcagttctttattttgaaataaacacCCTGAACTTCTTCCTGATAACTAGTAACATTAAGGAAAATGCTGTTGGGGATTTCCCCTTAAGACCTGGAGTTCAAGAAGGTATGGGGAGTTTTTTAAAGGTGCCATTTTCTTACTGAATGTTGTGATGTGCCTAAACAGTGTGGTGGTGTAACAAAAACTCAATCTAATGGTTACTTTGCATTTGTCATTCAGGTGTTTACCTAGTATTTTAGGGCGATACTTTTCTTACAGTGAGATTATTGTCAGTTTTTTCCATTCGCCTTGAGGCAGATCATGTTATTGAGTACATTTTCATTCTTACCGTATTTGCAGTCCAGAATTATTATAACTGTTCAGCAGGATGTTTTCTACTGTGACCAAGCGAAGAATAGCTACTCATGCATCTTCTTCAAGGACTAAAGCAAGTGTACCTCAAGATGCTATTTTGAAATTTGGgaaaagtataaatatttgcaattaaGATTGAAGGAAATTTGGCACTTGTGCTCAGGAACCGCAGTAGTTAGTCTGTTTCTTGCAGCTATAATCTCTTTTACAGCTCAGTGCTGGCTTGCAAAAACTCTTAACATGGTGTTCTTTTGGAATTAAATAATTGGTACTAGCCAAATTTTAGGATGGTGTTGAGccttaataaaaattaatttgggggTTCATAAATCTGATAAGCGCTCAAAAAATTTTATCGAGTTACACTGGCTAGAAAAGAAGCAtctttcactgtattttcaacGTGAAATGGATTTCAAGATTTTTCTGCAAGATTAAGATATTTCCTAATATTTGCTCTTGTCATACGTAGACAGAAACACCCTGCAGTATCATTTTGGAAGGTTTTCAGACTTCAGACTCTTGATGAATTTGTCTTTGTGGAAATTTTACACTCATATCTGCCTTTTTAACAGCTGTCATGGAGGAGCTGGTAGAGGATGACATCTGTATTTTGAACCATGAAAAAGCAGACAACGGTCATAAGAGAGACGGGGAGATTCCTGTTTCATCTTACAGTGGAGATGAATCTGTTGCCTCACACTTCGCACTTGTCACTGCATATGAAGATATCAAGAAACGACTAAAGGAGACAGAGAAGGAGAActccttcttaaaaaaaagagtgagaatTCTAGAAgagaaggtaagaaaaaaaggtgactTACCAGCTTCTGGTAGCAGCTACTTTTTTTGCTCCTGGCTGGATAGCGGAACAGATggttaagtttttaaaattcacttaaaataatttccaagttAAAAAGTTTTGgtaaattgttttatttaagtgAAGCACAGTTTGTTCCTCTGGTAGTCTGGTTACATAATACCGGGAATTCTGATTTTTTACTGGGGATGTGTGTGATGCAATGCTGTAGTGCCCTGCAAAGATATGTAGTTGTGTTGAATCATTACTGtatttcatcttcctctttgTGGTATTTCTTAACTTAGGCAAGCATAGTATTGTTGAATAGTGAGGTGCCAAGTCTATAAATTGTCAGAATCCAGGAACTGTCTATCAAAAGAATCTCTTGGGCTCAGCATAGCAAAATGATAAGGGAAAAATTGGTTCTAGCTAGGTCTAGATAACAGCAGTCTCAAACACGAAATACGGAGTTGCAGTGCTTAATGTAGAGGTGTTGGCTGGCTGTTTTTTTTATGCCGGCATTCTAAATTGTAAAGGAATCTGGGAATTTGTTTTATATGCAGTTTCTCATGGCCTTAGTCTAGTGAAGTTCATTAAAGCTGAAAATTGATCATGGTGCAGGTTTTTCTCCCTTAGTAaagaatgctatttttaaatgtatatcCGTCATTCAGTAGTGAGGGTCTTGATTGATTGCTTTCTTAATTAATGTAAGATGGAAAGATAGATCCTGGAGTTAGAGCCAAGACGTTTATTAGGACTTGGGACTAAGTATGTCCTACTGACTCTTAAAAGCTTACGAAGTCTGTAGTATTTTGTGGCATTCAAATTAAAAGCTTGAGTCACAGTACAATTTTGAAACACTTATTCAGGACTCTTGGTGACTAGTTTGACAGGATTGACTTTCTGTCAAAAGGCAAAACTTTCTCAGCGCTTTCTTTATATAAGGTCCGGGAGGAGTGATGGGGATAGGAATAGAGCTCTAGACTGGACAATGTCTGAACCATGCCGAGTGTAACACCTTTTACATGGTTACTTAAAATCATAATAAACAGGACTTGACCTTGACAACcccttctgtcttttctcttttggttCGGCTTAATTGTCTTGAAGACGATACTTTGTTTTCTATGTTTGAGAGAGGGGCATTGAGAAGGCCTGGACCATTAAATACCGGAAGGGACTTTCAGTCTTTGTTAATGGCTAGTATACCTCTATGATAAAAAATACATGGGGGTTACTCCTTTTTGAGTTTTCCATTTGAAAGTGTACGGAAACTTCCAGGAAGTTTGGTAAGGCTTATATTCTATCTGAATGGCTTTATTTGGAGGAGGAAAGTGTAAAGGACAAAACTTAAAAAGAGTAGTGTACATACTTTTGGTGGTCAATACAAAAAGCAAAGGGCAGAAGCTTCCTATCATTACGGCTGGCTTTCCCATACCTTTTCTCAAGCGAACACCTAAAAGAGGAGAGATTTAAGGGAGATATATAACTGTTACCTCtttgatttctgtaattttttttgtgtgactatttaatttttatgagaATATATAAACAATCTGTCACAAGTATCTACATTAGGTACACTGAATCTGTTGAAATGCCTCAGTAATTTAAAGCAAGTATGCAGGATAAACAGTGAAAAGGATAATGTGGTACTCAGTCAAAACAAGAACTTTATGTGTGAGCAGATGTAATTGATGTAGGACTTCTTGCTGTCTTACTAAAAATACTGGATATATTTTAACTCGGTTCTTCTCTTTCTGACGATCTAGTTGATAGTGCTTATTCCCCCTTGCTTGTCTTTGACCTGAGCAGGCAATGAGGTAGTGGTGATCTGGAAGTTAATagttatttgtaaaataattctgcttttggcttttctcacataaatacagtgaaaaaaaatctttgtttaaattatGAGTCATTACAAAAATTGTTCggtttcttctgaattttctctATGTTGTGTCTTCATATGCTTAAAACTGATTCCAAAAAGTAGTTTGTACATCATCAGAGCTTGGGAAAAACATAAGGGATTGTCAGTGTGAGTAATCATGACTTGtggatgttttttaaatactcataGCAGTAAACTAGAGGGCATTAAGTATGGTTAGAGATTGCAGAATTTGTAGACAGCTTTTTTGGCACTTGCATTGATACAGACCAAAATTTTTTATgaatctgatttattttgtaagctaaaaaaatgctgttcGTTTAATGTTGCAGGCCATACTATTGCACTTTAAAATTTTGCAGTTCTCAGTATAACATACAAAACTTATTTCCCATGTTTGTTAAACTTTTAGCTGCTGGGCTCTCGACTGGAAGAGGAATGCAGTTCAGTTGGACGTGAACAAGTAAATAAGGCATACCAAGCCTATCGAGAGGCCTGCATTGACCGAGataatctgaaaaacaaactggaCAAAATTGTATGCCTTTTTAAGTAATGACTTAAATGCATGTTATAGAAGTACTGCATAGTTAGTAAATGTTTACtgtagaattaattttatttgctgaagATCAGTGGTGTTTATtactccttttgtttttttaagtacagcagtactttatttagaaataacaattttaagTATCTCAATTTTATTACTGCAGTAGGCTAATGCTAAATAGAAAAATCATAGCACTATTTTTcttgagtttggggttttttgtttaaaacagttGAATTGTCAGGTATGATAGAAAAAAGCTTCTCAaatgattttggggttttgggttttttgttgttcccCTCAAACCTGAAAATAGATGAAAGAAAGTGCAGAATCTTTGAAAACCTTGAATGAACAGTTGCAGTCCCAAGAAGTAGAGCTGTTACAACTAAGAACTGAAGTGGAAACTCAACAAGGTATGCATTTGGTTACTTCATCTTAATGTATGTCGACTGATCTTTGTGGTTATGTTCTCAGGGCGTGAAGAGGCGTAACCCTATAGAGTGGCTAGGCAAGAGAGGCATATACTGCAGTGAGGTACTTAGAGCTTGTATATGTGCTCATTCTTGTGAATGTGCGTGTTAGATTGTCATAGACAAGGAACTCCATGGTAGAGATCTAAGGCTGTTGTGCTCTTCCACTGTAGATTATTTAGTAATTTGAGAAACGTGCACAACCTGACAGCTTATAGGCTAATCATGTACATCTCTAGACCCCACCACCTTTTTCCCGGAGTCAGACAGGGGCATAGTTGTTCAAATATCAAACACTATCTGGTCGATACCACTTCTTCTGGTACCTGCAGATGATCCAGTATATTGTGTTGCCTCACTGTTGGGATATGACACGTACAAGAAGATGTTGTATAGCAATAGCTGCAATCGACAACAGTTACTTGAAGGGCTGGGAGATAAGGAAAAGTAGAAAGATGTTGGTAGTAGAGAGCCTggtggaaagaggaagaagaagcaaaACAGTGTACCCTGGCAACTCCAAAACCCCCGTTACTGCTATTGTAAAGAGTGCTGTGTAGATGATAGGTACATAAAATAAAACgctatggaagaaaaaagtaatctttatTAATatagttaaaagaaaatgccatcTGTGTAAACTTAGAGATATAGATTGGACTTCAGGTTCTATACAAATGCAGTCATTTGACAGGGGCTCGTAAGCATTGCTGTGCTTGAATTGGATTGCTTTCCAAGAGGACCTCAAGCATGTAATGCACTGCTTCAGCTGCACAAGGTTTTAAACCGAAAAGAACAAACCACATGTAGTAGGTAGTAGTAGTAGTACCATTACCATTGTGGAGGAACTCATGTTTTAAGGAGGTAAGAAATGCAGAGTTTATAAGGAAAGCTCTGAAAGCGTGGTGACTTCAAGCCTTTTGTAATCAGTTTTACTCCTAAGTGGGGTCCGAGTACCTTGTCTAAGAAAAATTAGTGTAGCTTAATCTTGTTTAAGTTGTCAAATCGGGAAATGAGTGTAGAGTACCATGCAGTTGAGGACTTGGGGGTTTTCTTCCTGTCATGTTCTTTCTTGTCTTGCTGTCTGACTAGTGCCGTACTACTGATTTGATGCTAGGATCGTCTTAGGTTGCTTCTTCCTAGTGACCATGTGAAATGCTTCTGTCTAACAAGAAAACTTACGTAACTTCTAGGGtttgctcttttgttttgattgtgGCTTTGGTTGTTGTTTGGAATGTCTTCATATTAAACTTGTGGTTTAATATGAAGATGCAAGTCTGAGGggaaaaggcttttgttttcaaagcatGTAAGAATTATGCAAGTTGATGTGTATATCATGCATGTTTGccattattttggttttgtatttctaGTACCTTTTAATGCtgttaattcctttttctttatgtaaaaTCTCCAGTGCATTCCTGGAAAGTAAGGCTGTCTAATTAAAGTTCAGAAGGTAGACCGCTTTTCTGCCAACTTTACCAGTACTACTATTTCCCTGTTGTCATAGACTGCAGTTTCTTCAGAGTGTACAGGATAACATTTTTGTAGGGTATGGGCTGGCTGAGGTGAAACCTTACATACCGAGTAACATTCCCTGAACTGAAACTGAAATCTGATTGTCTTGCTTGTCATCTTTGCAGTgatgaaaaatctgaattgtACTCAGTCCACCTGGGAAATGCAGAAGCTGAGCAGTGACCTGAAAGTGCATAGTCTGGAACAGGATCTGGAAAAGCTCAAGCAAGAGTGTAACAGTCTCAGAAAGGAGTTGCAAAAATCCAAGCAGAAGGTAGGTACCTTAATCTTTAAGGAATTTTTTGTATGaatggattattttaaattccatgTTCAAGGAAAATAACAGGTAAACAAAGATTAAAAGTATACAATTGCCTGAAAGATTAACATGTTAGAACATTTAAGGTTAATTTTGCTCACAGACTGTTGTAACATGCTCCCCAGAGAGGTGGTCACATCAtcaagcctgtcagagttcaaggagcgTCTGGACAATGCTCTTAGTTATAAAGTTTAGTTTTCGGTAGTcctgggaggagcagggtgTTGAACTCAATGATCCTTCTGGGTTGTGGTTCTACATAGGTGAGATTTCCCAGCCATTGCCCAtgtaacaacagaaaataaagcttgaTGATTTCTTCTAAGTAGCCATCGACATCAGCGTTCTATGTTAGACTTGGACTGGACTGCCTAGAAAGTTTGGGCAAAACCTGGTGTATTGGGTCCGgctgagctgcacagcagccctcatagtgctgcGCTCCCATCGGCACCTAGGAAGGTGGTGACAACGCACCAGTGTTTCGACTAGTGCCGAGCACTGCTCACCCAGTgtcaaggctgtctctccagcctCCCCCCCAAGCccaagtaggctgggggtgggcaggatcttgggaggggacatagccaggacagctgatccaaagtgaccaatgggatattccataccatatgacctGTGCTGggatataaaagctaagaggaAGGTGGGggcattcttttttcttaaacaacAATAGAATGCTTATGTTAAAAGATGTCATGGAACTTTAAGGAGTCTTTAGCACTTTTCTTTAGGATAGCAGCATGAAGCTTGTCAGGAAAGTACCTCTTTTGTTGCCCTTTCCTGCCATTTCTGGGACAAATATGTTTGATGGACTCGCTGTGTAATGTAAATGCTAGGATTTCAAAAAGATTAAGATAGCTTAACAGTAATACAATGcaataagtttaaaaaaaaaaagtctaatgaATGCTTATTGCTTGAGGAAAGGTACAGTGACAGTCTCTAGGACTCTGCAGTCATGTTGAAGTTACACAGTAAacttaaaaagatttaaatgtGATTGTTTGAAGACTATTTTAGGTTCCTTGTggtcatttaaaattataattacGATTCTGTAATCTTGATTCACATAATTTTGAGTGAGTCAATATTCAGGGTATGTAAGATTTGCAGATAGAATCCATCATCTATAGCCATCATCCTGCCTGCAAACAGGATTTGGTTTAATTCGGAAATGTTTCTTCAGCACACTGACACTActacagaaatgtatttttgaagcAAATCTCCTAATCGCCACTGCCTACTGTGCCTTGCATTACAGAGCAGTCTAGAGTATAGGAACCAGATTCCTTTAAGATGAAGTTAAGATGCACCCCAACCTCTCCTGGGCATTCAGGGACCAGACTGGTGCTACCCTGAAGTCCTTCTCTGCTGCCCTCAAAGCATGTATGGTTGGGGCACTGGGGTCTCGCAGTGGATGTGTCTGTGCAGGTCTGGGGCTGTCATGCCTCACCGCTAGCTTACACGGGCAGGCTTGGTCGCATCTCCTCTCGTGTTTCGGGTTTGGTCTGTGGTTTTTCCACTAGATGGGGATAAAGCACGTTACCTGGAAGGTATGCGAGGTGTTCTGTGAACTTCTGCCACTGTTGGTCGTTGCTTTCACTGGAATTCTTTCAGGTGTTTTTAATAACTTGTAAATTCTGAAGGCATACTATAACTTGTATGCAGCTCTGGTGTCTTCAGGTAACCTATAGCTTAGAGTAACAGCTATATAAATAACTGAAGGTTGCAGATTATACTGTGAGAGTGAATGTTGCTAGAAAGAACAGACTAAAATAGCAGTTGTAAGCACTAAAGCATCATATCTAATATTTCTTATGCCAGCAACTTTTGTTGctaagaaaaaataaggaaaagcttttttttctttttttttttttttcccaaatataatttctttttgctcctGGTAACTGCTTAATGTAGGAAATTAAAAGGTACAGATTTTTCAAACGTAGGGTAATACAGCacagctttgtggttttttttcttttaactatgAAATTTAATCTCTGATGGGTGGTAGTGGGAAAGTCTtcaggagggggaaaaattgTGAGGTAAAATACAGGGAAATGACAAGTCGGTACTGTTTCAAACACAGCTGGTATTTTCGTTATTATTGGTTTTAATTACATCAccattttcagatgttttctaCCTTAGGCAGGTATACTTTCTATTTTTGGATATTCTTATTTGGGGTTTGCATTTTAATTGATGCAGTGTGTGCGTTATATGGACAAGTTGCTTGGTGAATGTTTATAGGCTATCATCAAGCCAAGTGACCGGTGTCAAGTTCATAACAGCTTTGGCTGGAGGGAACAGTAGTAGGAAAGGAACATGAAGAGAAGGGTAATGAATGGGAACGGCTCACAGGTGACTAATAAAGTGAGCCCAGTCCTGTTAACTTCAGTGAAGCTGCTTGTATGCATAATTTTAAAGTGGTCTTTCACACTCGAGATAAATTATGTTCTATCATAAAAGTAACTCGTGGAAGTAAATCTATACTGAAACAGTTTCCTTGCATTTAAAGGTTTTTATATACTGAGGCAGGGCAAGAACAAgagaagactgattttttttattttttttttggtttttttaatggaagtcAAAAGTCCatcttaatttttgcttttcagagaatCACAAACTTTGAgatttgttacaaaaaaaaaagtatggtgGTGGCTGAGCACTGCTTTCATATAAGCAGGTCATTTAAGCATTAAGTGGAAATTCTTAGTCAAAGTCTTGTCTGTTTTGAAAACCATGGCAGCCAACACAAATGAAGACTACTTTACTTCTGAGTTTCAGTATTGGTGAACTTAAAGtttcactgcagtatttttagaaggaaaatctGAAATCATATGTTAATTCcacctctttcttccctttgctgtgTTATGCAGGACcaggctgaagaagaaaacccatTGAATGGAGACCTCCTTCAAAAGCAAGACGTCCAGAGGTATGAAAATCAAATGGctttcatgttttgcttttagtttaaTGAGGGACAGTTATTTGAACAAGTAAACATTTTTGTAGCTTGTTCAGATGTgttatttcaaattatataATCTAATTGCAAGTCTAGGTATACTAATTGAGCAAGATcgttgtagggtttttttcttcgTGTTGGTAGTTCAGGATGATGATGATACGAAAACATT containing:
- the AZI2 gene encoding 5-azacytidine-induced protein 2 isoform X1 produces the protein MEELVEDDICILNHEKADNGHKRDGEIPVSSYSGDESVASHFALVTAYEDIKKRLKETEKENSFLKKRVRILEEKLLGSRLEEECSSVGREQVNKAYQAYREACIDRDNLKNKLDKIMKESAESLKTLNEQLQSQEVELLQLRTEVETQQVMKNLNCTQSTWEMQKLSSDLKVHSLEQDLEKLKQECNSLRKELQKSKQKDQAEEENPLNGDLLQKQDVQSVQQAYWELKREMSNLHLVTDLQAGILQKLKTNPTATKKAASTAPVQCVDLNISKLNLTSGVVYKKLSQNDKVLCNAVSPPPPRDVKTPSERMTLQAWTDERPIPVDGKPFQEHHSYGKSFLEDNSWVFPSPPKPNENVFWEIKNKTALLNCPADYLDQCNQNCLHKS
- the AZI2 gene encoding 5-azacytidine-induced protein 2 isoform X2, with translation MEELVEDDICILNHEKADNGHKRDGEIPVSSYSGDESVASHFALVTAYEDIKKRLKETEKENSFLKKRVRILEEKMKESAESLKTLNEQLQSQEVELLQLRTEVETQQVMKNLNCTQSTWEMQKLSSDLKVHSLEQDLEKLKQECNSLRKELQKSKQKDQAEEENPLNGDLLQKQDVQSVQQAYWELKREMSNLHLVTDLQAGILQKLKTNPTATKKAASTAPVQCVDLNISKLNLTSGVVYKKLSQNDKVLCNAVSPPPPRDVKTPSERMTLQAWTDERPIPVDGKPFQEHHSYGKSFLEDNSWVFPSPPKPNENVFWEIKNKTALLNCPADYLDQCNQNCLHKS